The stretch of DNA GGCCGTCCCGGACGGCGCGCGCGCCGAGGGACGCGGCGACGCTCACGGCGAGCTCGAACTCGTCGTCGTCGTCGAACTCGGACCGTCGGGTCGCGAGGGCCACCACGAGGTGGGAGCGCCGGGTGTCCTCGAACTGCCGGACCATCAGCGCGCCGGACTTCGCGGTCGACTTCCAGTGGATGGTGCGCGGGTCGTCGCCGGGGACGTACTCACGCACGGCGTGGAACGCGATGTCCGCCGAGGAGAGGTCGGTCGTCGCCTGCCCCTCGAGGTCGCGGACGAGTCCGGTGCTCGTCGACGGGATCGCGATCGTACGCGGGTGGACGATCACCTGCTCCCGGGCGGTCCAGACGACCTCGCGTCGCACCAGCCCGACCGGGTCGGCCCGGACGCCGGTGACCGGACCGACGTCGAGGACGCCCCGGCGCACCGTCGGCACCGGCACCAGTTCCTCGAACACGCCACCGGGGGCGACGGACGGCACCGCGACGTCCACCAGGCCGGAGCCGACGGGCAGCTCGACCGTGGTCGGCACGGACGGCAGCCGCGCAGGGTTCTCCGCGGTGACCACGACCCCGGCGTCGTCACCGACCGCCACGCGGTGCTGCGGCAACCGCATGCCCACGACCAGACGGGTCCGCCCGACGAGCGCGACGGCAGCCACGACCGCGAGCACGGCGCCGGCGAAGCCCACCACCACGACCTCACGCAGTCCGGAGCGGTACCCGACCACGAAGGCGACGACCGTGACGGCGGCGACCGTCCACCCCAGGCCGGTGACCACCGCGGCGACCTCGGCCCACAGACGTCGTGCGGTCCTCCAGGCCGCCGCCCACGCCTTCGCCGCACCGACGACCGCGTCGGCGGCGACGCCCTCGCGGTCGCCGACGAGCCGGGTGCGCACGTTCGTGAGGCCGGCGACCGTCGTCGTCCGTTCGGGCGAGACCGGACCGCGACGGGACCTCGTGCTGCCGCGTCGCGTCCTGGTGCCGGTGGGACGGCGGTCGGTCACGACGCCGCTCGGTCGGCCGGTGGCGGCGTCTCGACAAGGAGCTGCGCCACGACGCTCGTGGCGCTGACCCCGTCGAACTCCGCCTCGGCGTCGAGCACGAGCCGGTGGGCCAGCACCGGGACGGCCAGTGCCTTCACGTCGTCCGGTGTGACGTAGTGGCGGCCCTGCACCGCGGCGTACACACGGGCGGCGCGGACGAGTCCCATCGCACCGCGGACGCTCACGCCGAGCCGGACCTCGCTCGCGGCTCGGGTCGCGTCGACGAGGCGGGCGACGTAGTCGGCGATCGTCGGGTCGACGTGGACGGTGCGGGCGAGGGCCGCCATCTCCGTGACGGTCGCCGCGGGGACGACGCTCGGCAGGGGCACCGAGGTGGACGGTGCCGAGGAGGTCTCGAGGATGCGGACGGTCGCGGCGTGGTCCGGGTAGCCGATCGAGGTGCGCACGAGGAACCGGTCGAGCTGGGCCTCGGGCAGGCGGTACGTTCCGGCCTGCTCGACGGGGTTCTGCGTCGCGATCACCATGAACGGGGCCGCCAGGCGGTGGTTCACACCGTCGACGGTCACCGCCGACTCCTCCATCGCCTCGAGGAGCGCGGACTGGGTCTTCGGGCTCGCCCGGTTGATCTCGTCGGCGAGCACGACGTTGGCGAACACCGGGCCCCGGTGGAAGTCGAACTCCTGCGTGCGCTGGTCGTACACGCTGATGCCCGTGATGTCGCCGGGCAGCAGGTCCGGGGTGAACTGGATCCGGTTCGTCGACCCCTGCACGCTCTGCGCCATCGCCCGGGCGAGGCTCGTCTTGCCCGTCCCGGGGACGTCCTCGAGGAGCAGGTGCCCCTCGCTGAGCATGGTCGTCACGGCGAGCCGGATGACGAACGTCTTCCCGAGGAGCACCTGCTCGACGTTGGTCACGATCCGGCCGGCGACGTCGGCGAACCAGGTGGCCTGCTCGGGGGTCATGCTCATGCGGTGGTGTCCTCGTTCTCGGGGGCGGGATCGCTGGCGGGTCGAGACCCTAGCCTGCGGCGGGGTTGCTCGGGTCGGTACCGGACGGCGGGTCGTCCGTACCCGTGGCCGGCGTGACGGTACCGCGCGCGCCGGTCGGGTCCTGCTGCCCGTCCACGGTCGCCTTGACCCGGATCGAGGAGTACCCGCTCGGGACCGGATCGCTCGTCGTCCACGGCGCCCTCGTGGTCGGGTTCGTGTCGTCGCAGACGTCGCCGAGGATGGTCGAGCGGCAGTACGAGATCTGGTAGCCGTCCGCTGCGATGCGCCCGTTGTTGTCCGGCGGGTTGATCACCGGGGCCTGACCGACGACTGCGCTGACGACGGACGCCCGGGTGGTGAACGCGGTCGCCGTCTGCGCATCGCTCGAGGTGCAGTACTGGCCGTCGGCTGCGCAGGCAGTGAACACGACGCTCGTCTGCAGGCCGTAGCCGGCGCCCGCCCCGAGGGAGGCCGAGCCGCTGAAGCGCACGGGCTGCCCGCCGCCGACGGAGTAGTACAGGTACGGCGCGCTCGACTGCGCACTCGCCGTGAGGCCGACCGTCCCGTCGGTGCCGGGCTGCTGCGCGCGCTCGAGCGTGCCGGTCGGCGCGTCCGGTGCCTGGTAGCCCTGCACGTCGGCGGGCTGGGAGGCGGTGCAGAAGAGTCCGTTGTCGGCGAGGGCGACGTAGCGGTACCGGCTCGTGATGCGGTCGCTCGCCGTCTGGGCGTTCCAGACCTTCTCGGCACCGGTCGTCGAGCAGCCGGACGGGATCGGCGTGGACGCCGCGTACTTCGCGATCCGCCACCCGGCGGTACCGCCGGCCCAGTCGGCCTCGGACGCGCTGAGCGTCACCGCGGTTGTCGATCCGTCGGGTTGCCCGGTGGCCGACAGCTCCGGGGTGGCGGGGGCGCCGACGGCCGAACCGGTGGCGGACGCCTCGTTCCACTGCACGGGGCTGCCGTCGCGGTCGGCCGCGTTGCGCGCGGACACCCGCACGGTGTACTCGGCACCGCTCTGGGCACCGGGGAACGACGTGCTGGTCGCGGTGCCGACGTTCTTCGTCGAGGACAGGCCGGGGCCCTGGACGGTCACCGCGTAGTTCGACACCGGCGACCCGCCATTCGGCGTCCCGACGGCACTCCAGGTGACGTCGAGCTGGTCCGGGGTCGTGCTGCTCGGCGTCACCCGGACGCCCTTCGGCGCTGCCGGGACGAAGTCGGCGCTCATCGGCGCGGACTGCGACGAGGGCTCGGACTCGCCGACGGCGTTCCGCGCGACGACCGAGAAGCGGTACGACGCAGACGGGTCGACGCCCGTGAGGGTGCAGACCGTCGCGGTCCCGCAGTCCTTCGCGACACCGTTCGTGCCCTGGACCCGGTAGCCGGTGATCGGCGCGTTGTTCGCCTGCGGAGTCGCCCACGTGAGCGTGAGCTTACCGCCCTGGAAGGTGCCGGTCCTGGTGGGTGCCCCCGGCGCGTCCGGGACGTCCTGCACGGCGATCGTCACGTCGGCCCAGACGTACCGGGAGGGGTCGTCCGTCGCGTCCGCCACCTGGTACTGCAGGTGTGCGTCGACGGGTTGCGCCCGGTCGGCGACGGTGACCTGCAGTCGGGACCGGTCGGCGCTCGGCGTGACGCTCACCCCGGCGGGGAGCCCACCGGCGAGTCCGCGGATCGCGACCACCCGCAACGGCCGGTCCGGGAAGGGGTTCGTCGCCTGGTCGTTCGACAGGACGTCGATGGTCGCGGTCGTCCCGCGCTGGACGACGGCCCGATCGGCTCCCGGCTGAACGAGGGGCCTGGTCGACCCGACGATGCCGACCTGGACGACGCCGGCGCGGCCCTGGTTGGCGGCGTCGGACACCCCGATGCCGATCGACGCCGTCGTGTCCTTCGGCGCGTCCTCGGCCACGGACACCCGGAGCTGCTGGCCCTGGACGGTCGCGGTGGTG from Curtobacterium sp. SGAir0471 encodes:
- a CDS encoding DUF58 domain-containing protein; this encodes MTDRRPTGTRTRRGSTRSRRGPVSPERTTTVAGLTNVRTRLVGDREGVAADAVVGAAKAWAAAWRTARRLWAEVAAVVTGLGWTVAAVTVVAFVVGYRSGLREVVVVGFAGAVLAVVAAVALVGRTRLVVGMRLPQHRVAVGDDAGVVVTAENPARLPSVPTTVELPVGSGLVDVAVPSVAPGGVFEELVPVPTVRRGVLDVGPVTGVRADPVGLVRREVVWTAREQVIVHPRTIAIPSTSTGLVRDLEGQATTDLSSADIAFHAVREYVPGDDPRTIHWKSTAKSGALMVRQFEDTRRSHLVVALATRRSEFDDDDEFELAVSVAASLGARAVRDGREVSVVVSERTPEYAKRPVRAVHRLTTVTPTRLLDEFATVGLSDACLPVAEVAGIVGNDTAGISVAFLVVGPAVGLPALRLAATRFPVGVEVVAVTCEPEAQPRVLRVAGLTVLTVGYLEDLRQALHRSAAAA
- a CDS encoding AAA family ATPase → MSMTPEQATWFADVAGRIVTNVEQVLLGKTFVIRLAVTTMLSEGHLLLEDVPGTGKTSLARAMAQSVQGSTNRIQFTPDLLPGDITGISVYDQRTQEFDFHRGPVFANVVLADEINRASPKTQSALLEAMEESAVTVDGVNHRLAAPFMVIATQNPVEQAGTYRLPEAQLDRFLVRTSIGYPDHAATVRILETSSAPSTSVPLPSVVPAATVTEMAALARTVHVDPTIADYVARLVDATRAASEVRLGVSVRGAMGLVRAARVYAAVQGRHYVTPDDVKALAVPVLAHRLVLDAEAEFDGVSATSVVAQLLVETPPPADRAAS